The following are from one region of the Wenzhouxiangella sp. XN201 genome:
- a CDS encoding sodium-dependent transporter yields MKTTSIHGMWSSRLAFILAATGSAVGLGNIWRFPYVTSDNGGGAFVLIYLACIAVVGLPVMFSEIVIGRRGRMSPINSLKELSDDAGASRAWTGIGWMGIIAGFLVLSFYSVVAGWTLHYGFLYLKQLFGGAAISNPQATFEGLLGNPAELTMWHAIFMGMTLGVVAFGVERGLERAVSILMPVLLALLLILLGYGMSTGHFIEAVGFLFSPDWSQVSGSMIVTAMGQAFFTLSLGMCAIMTYGAYLPAGVSIPRVGITVAAADTVVALVAGLAIFPVVLSFGIDPAGGGPGLIFTSLPLAFNEMPFGTLYGMMFFLLLSVAAWTSSISLLEPGTAYLVERTNLGRKAAALVVGLLAWLAGMASVFSFNVWSHVSIGGRDIMSAIEHTANNIMMPLGGMLIAVFAGWVLSSKITHEELDKKMPDWAFTAWLWLVRVVTPALILVVLASLLGLI; encoded by the coding sequence ATGAAAACCACTTCCATTCACGGCATGTGGTCGTCACGGCTGGCCTTCATCCTGGCCGCCACCGGCTCGGCTGTCGGCCTGGGCAATATCTGGCGCTTTCCGTATGTGACCTCCGACAACGGCGGCGGTGCCTTCGTCCTGATCTACCTGGCCTGTATCGCCGTGGTCGGCTTGCCGGTGATGTTCTCGGAGATCGTCATCGGCCGCCGCGGTCGCATGAGCCCGATCAACTCGCTCAAGGAGTTGTCCGATGACGCCGGCGCCAGCCGAGCCTGGACCGGCATCGGCTGGATGGGCATCATCGCCGGCTTTCTGGTGCTGTCGTTCTATTCGGTCGTGGCCGGCTGGACCCTGCACTACGGATTCCTTTATCTCAAGCAGCTTTTCGGTGGCGCGGCCATTTCCAATCCCCAGGCGACCTTCGAAGGCCTGCTGGGCAATCCGGCCGAACTGACCATGTGGCACGCGATCTTCATGGGCATGACCCTCGGCGTCGTGGCCTTCGGCGTGGAGCGTGGTCTGGAGCGCGCGGTCAGTATCCTCATGCCGGTCCTGCTGGCTTTGTTGCTGATCCTGCTCGGCTACGGGATGAGCACTGGTCATTTCATCGAGGCGGTCGGCTTCCTGTTCAGCCCCGACTGGTCGCAGGTCTCGGGGTCCATGATCGTGACCGCCATGGGTCAGGCTTTCTTTACCCTCAGCCTGGGCATGTGCGCGATCATGACCTACGGTGCCTACCTGCCTGCCGGGGTCAGCATTCCGCGCGTGGGTATCACGGTGGCCGCCGCCGACACGGTTGTGGCCCTGGTCGCCGGTCTGGCGATTTTCCCGGTCGTGCTCTCCTTCGGTATTGACCCGGCCGGCGGTGGCCCGGGACTGATCTTTACTTCCCTGCCGCTGGCCTTCAACGAGATGCCCTTCGGCACGCTCTACGGCATGATGTTCTTCCTGCTGCTGTCGGTGGCTGCCTGGACCAGTTCGATTTCCCTGCTCGAGCCCGGTACGGCCTACCTGGTCGAGCGCACCAACCTCGGGCGCAAGGCAGCCGCCCTGGTCGTCGGCCTGCTGGCCTGGCTGGCCGGCATGGCGTCGGTGTTCTCCTTCAATGTCTGGTCGCACGTGTCGATCGGCGGGCGCGACATCATGAGCGCCATCGAGCACACCGCCAACAACATCATGATGCCGCTCGGCGGCATGCTGATCGCGGTCTTCGCCGGCTGGGTGCTTTCGAGCAAGATCACCCACGAAGAACTCGACAAGAAGATGCCCGACTGGGCCTTTACCGCCTGGTTGTGGCTGGTGCGCGTGGTCACGCCGGCGCTGATTCTGGTCGTTTTGGCGAGCCTCTTGGGCCTGATCTAA
- a CDS encoding ribose-phosphate diphosphokinase, which yields MSAGSKIAIASLPGAGELAASLANHLGLGRVELEHRRFPDGESYLRFHDTVDGADLLLVARLDRPDERVPALLFAADLARDLGAARVGLVCPYLPYMRQDQRFKPGEALTSRTFACWLSAHFDWLVTVDPHLHRYAGLDEIYSIPSQVVGAAPALADWIADQVPDPVLIGPDGESEQWVSAVAGHRDLPWRVFSKVRRGDRDVSLTDPDLSGLSHRTPVLVDDIISSGTTLIEAASRIVEAGLRRPVAVGVHGLFADEARTALAAAEIERVVCTNTVAAPEAAIDIAPLLGGAIKDDFIRR from the coding sequence ATGAGTGCCGGGTCGAAGATCGCTATTGCCAGCTTGCCGGGTGCCGGCGAGCTGGCCGCGTCGCTGGCCAATCACCTCGGGCTCGGCCGGGTCGAACTCGAACACCGGCGCTTCCCCGACGGCGAAAGCTATTTGCGCTTTCACGACACGGTCGACGGCGCCGACTTGCTGTTGGTCGCCCGCCTGGACCGGCCCGACGAGCGTGTGCCGGCGCTGCTGTTCGCCGCCGATCTGGCCCGTGACCTTGGCGCCGCCCGTGTCGGCCTGGTCTGCCCCTACTTGCCCTACATGCGCCAGGATCAGCGTTTCAAGCCGGGCGAGGCGCTGACCTCGCGAACATTCGCCTGCTGGCTTTCGGCACACTTCGACTGGCTGGTGACGGTCGATCCGCACCTGCACCGCTATGCCGGCCTCGACGAGATCTATTCGATACCTTCGCAGGTGGTTGGCGCCGCGCCGGCCCTGGCCGACTGGATCGCCGATCAGGTGCCCGATCCGGTGCTGATCGGCCCGGACGGGGAAAGCGAGCAGTGGGTTTCGGCCGTCGCCGGCCATCGCGACCTGCCCTGGCGCGTATTCTCCAAGGTGCGCCGCGGTGATCGAGACGTGTCCCTGACCGATCCGGATTTGAGCGGTTTGAGTCACCGGACTCCGGTGCTGGTCGATGACATCATCTCATCGGGAACGACACTGATCGAGGCTGCCAGCCGGATCGTGGAAGCGGGGCTTCGCCGTCCGGTCGCCGTGGGCGTTCACGGTCTGTTTGCGGACGAGGCACGGACAGCGCTGGCTGCTGCCGAGATTGAGCGGGTGGTCTGTACCAATACCGTCGCTGCGCCGGAAGCGGCCATCGACATCGCCCCGCTGCTGGGCGGGGCGATCAAAGACGACTTCATCCGTCGCTAG
- a CDS encoding amidase, whose amino-acid sequence MNTIATTEGTELTEQQNACVLIRVFRGSLLMLIALLPWSAMAAVDVAELDVAAIQAGYERGDFTAQEVTAAYLERIEALDRSGPKLNAVRYVNEKALERAVELDRERAEGKVRGPLHGIPVLIKDNINTADMPTTAGSIWLEGVIPPKDAFIVERLHEAGAIVLGKTNLSEWANFHSSTSSSGWSRLGGQVNNPYDTRRNPCGSSSGSGVAAAASLATLTIGTETNGSIVCPSNANGIVGLKPTVGLWSRSGIIPISHTTDSAGPMTRTVRDAALLLGALAAEDAADDKTLGDEVQRHDDYTRFLDVDALKGKRLGLWTGPTEQNHRVEALTRQAVEALEAAGAEIIEIETIVEESIDGDAFNVLLHEFHHGMDAYLAALGERAPFETYKALVEAVRKDPEATARFNRSILFEAAERDDIESEEYLDALSRMLQQSREKGIDRVLAEHELDAIIAPTGSPAWLTDLILGDNFQLASSSPSARAGYPIITVPMGRIEGLPVGLSFFASAWSEPTLLGLAYAYEQASRHRVPPEL is encoded by the coding sequence ATGAACACCATTGCAACCACGGAAGGCACGGAACTCACGGAACAGCAGAATGCTTGCGTGCTCATACGTGTGTTCCGTGGTTCCTTGTTGATGCTGATCGCGCTGCTGCCATGGTCGGCCATGGCAGCGGTCGACGTGGCTGAACTGGATGTGGCCGCCATCCAGGCGGGTTACGAGCGGGGAGATTTCACGGCGCAGGAAGTTACCGCCGCCTACCTCGAACGCATCGAGGCGCTCGATCGATCGGGGCCGAAGTTGAACGCGGTTCGTTACGTGAACGAAAAGGCACTGGAGCGCGCCGTCGAGCTTGATCGCGAACGGGCTGAGGGGAAGGTGCGTGGACCGTTGCACGGGATTCCGGTGCTGATCAAGGACAATATCAACACCGCGGACATGCCGACCACCGCCGGCAGCATCTGGCTCGAGGGTGTCATTCCGCCGAAGGACGCCTTCATCGTCGAACGACTGCACGAAGCCGGCGCCATCGTCCTGGGCAAGACCAACCTGAGCGAGTGGGCCAATTTTCACTCCAGCACTTCGTCGAGCGGCTGGAGTCGGCTCGGTGGTCAGGTGAACAACCCGTACGACACCCGGCGCAATCCCTGTGGTTCGAGTTCGGGCTCGGGTGTGGCGGCTGCGGCCAGCCTGGCGACTCTCACGATTGGCACCGAGACCAATGGCTCCATCGTCTGCCCATCGAATGCCAACGGCATCGTCGGACTCAAGCCCACGGTCGGACTGTGGAGCCGCAGCGGCATTATTCCGATTTCTCACACCACCGACAGCGCGGGTCCGATGACGCGCACGGTACGCGATGCGGCGCTGCTGCTCGGTGCGCTGGCGGCCGAGGATGCGGCCGACGACAAGACCTTGGGCGATGAAGTGCAGCGCCATGACGATTACACACGGTTTCTGGACGTCGATGCATTGAAGGGCAAGCGCCTCGGCTTGTGGACGGGCCCGACGGAGCAGAATCACCGGGTCGAGGCCTTGACGCGCCAGGCCGTCGAAGCCCTTGAAGCGGCAGGTGCGGAGATCATCGAAATCGAAACCATCGTCGAGGAAAGCATCGACGGCGATGCCTTCAACGTGTTGCTCCACGAGTTCCATCACGGCATGGATGCCTATCTCGCCGCCCTGGGCGAGCGCGCCCCCTTCGAAACCTACAAGGCCCTGGTCGAGGCCGTCCGCAAGGACCCGGAAGCCACCGCACGCTTCAATCGCTCCATCTTATTCGAGGCCGCCGAGCGCGACGATATCGAAAGCGAGGAATACCTCGACGCCCTGTCACGCATGCTGCAGCAAAGTCGCGAGAAGGGTATCGATCGGGTGCTGGCCGAACACGAACTGGACGCCATCATCGCACCCACCGGTTCGCCCGCCTGGCTGACCGACTTGATACTCGGCGACAATTTCCAGCTGGCCAGTTCCTCGCCCTCGGCGCGAGCCGGCTATCCGATCATCACCGTGCCGATGGGTCGGATCGAGGGGCTGCCCGTGGGCTTGTCGTTCTTCGCTTCGGCCTGGAGTGAGCCGACGTTGCTAGGCCTGGCTTATGCCTATGAGCAGGCCAGCAGGCATCGCGTGCCGCCGGAGTTGTGA
- a CDS encoding aminotransferase class I/II-fold pyridoxal phosphate-dependent enzyme, whose product MTRTSSIDTACVHAGEQHGDSRFGLNTPIVTSTAFDYRQEGVRYPRYVNALNHEVAAGKIAALEGAEAARVTASGMGAISAVFLSLIQPGDHAVILDGLYGGTTDLIEGLLEPMGMRFTTWNGEPDALAGLFEEHTRLLMVESPTNPLLSIVDLAWTASIARERGVVSFIDNTFATPILQRPIEHGFDLVMHSATKYLGGHSDLLCGALAGSCELIDRIHPNIVRLGATLNGQDLAVLERSIKTLAVRVERASENAAELAGRLDRDSRIKEVRYPGLAGHPGHEVAARQMSRFGGMLSFSLDDSIDPDGFLDRLELIRPAVSLGGVESTVSQPSKTSHAKLTAEKREALGIDDRLMRLSVGIEGVDDLWADLDRALRH is encoded by the coding sequence ATGACCCGCACATCCTCGATTGACACCGCCTGCGTCCATGCCGGCGAGCAGCATGGCGATAGCCGCTTCGGGCTCAATACCCCGATCGTGACCAGCACCGCCTTCGACTATCGCCAGGAAGGCGTGCGCTACCCGCGTTACGTCAACGCGCTCAACCACGAGGTCGCCGCCGGCAAGATCGCGGCACTCGAGGGAGCCGAGGCCGCCCGCGTCACCGCCTCAGGCATGGGCGCGATCAGCGCCGTGTTCCTGAGCCTGATCCAGCCTGGCGACCATGCCGTGATTCTCGACGGGCTCTACGGCGGCACGACCGACCTCATCGAAGGCCTGCTCGAGCCGATGGGCATGCGATTCACTACGTGGAACGGCGAGCCGGATGCGCTGGCCGGCCTGTTCGAAGAACACACGCGGCTACTGATGGTCGAGTCTCCCACCAACCCGTTGCTGTCGATCGTCGACCTGGCTTGGACGGCTTCGATCGCACGCGAACGCGGCGTCGTGAGTTTTATCGACAACACCTTTGCCACACCGATCCTGCAGCGCCCGATCGAACACGGTTTCGACCTGGTGATGCACTCGGCCACCAAGTATCTGGGCGGCCATTCGGACCTTCTCTGCGGCGCCCTCGCCGGCTCGTGCGAACTGATCGACCGGATCCACCCCAACATCGTTCGCCTGGGCGCCACGCTCAACGGCCAGGACCTGGCTGTGCTGGAGCGCTCGATCAAGACCCTGGCCGTGCGGGTAGAGCGGGCCTCGGAGAATGCGGCCGAACTGGCCGGTCGACTGGACCGTGATTCCCGCATCAAGGAAGTGCGCTATCCCGGCCTGGCCGGGCATCCGGGTCACGAAGTTGCCGCCCGGCAGATGAGCCGCTTCGGCGGCATGCTCAGCTTCAGCCTGGACGATTCAATCGACCCGGACGGCTTTCTCGATCGGCTCGAACTGATTCGCCCGGCTGTCAGCCTGGGCGGGGTGGAATCGACCGTATCGCAGCCATCGAAGACCAGTCATGCCAAGCTCACAGCCGAAAAGCGCGAGGCGCTCGGCATCGATGATCGTCTGATGCGATTGTCGGTGGGCATCGAAGGGGTGGACGATCTCTGGGCCGACCTCGATCGAGCGCTGAGGCATTAG
- a CDS encoding ABC transporter permease, translated as MTLLRLAWHSLLNRRVTVVLTIFTIALSIALLVMVEQLRQDVREGFYRSVSGTDLIVGARTAPVQLLLNTVFGIGTPGNNISHDTLEHIEDQRMVEWTIPLLIGDSHRGERVIGTTQDFFEHYRYADRQSLELAAGETFRDLFDVVIGHQVARRFGYSVGDELHLAHGGGNVSLHEHDDHPFTVRGVLEPTGTPVDRNLYIPVNAYGVIHVGWESGVHRPGSGLDAEQAREQAHEHMPDEISAVLVGLTTPAAVFGLQRDLNEYEAEAISAVMPGITLQQLWRLTGVAELVLRAVAVLVVITGLLGMVTVLLTTLNERRREMAILRANGARAWQIAALLVFEAGLIVAAGLLLGIGLAAAAIVALGPWLLDVFGLAVGVTLPEPWQWAVLGGIFVAGLLVALVPAIMAYRRTLADGMQVRL; from the coding sequence ATGACCCTGTTGCGCCTGGCCTGGCACTCCCTGCTCAACCGCCGCGTGACGGTAGTGCTCACGATCTTTACCATCGCCCTGTCGATCGCGCTGCTGGTGATGGTCGAGCAACTGCGCCAGGATGTGCGCGAAGGCTTCTACCGCTCGGTCTCCGGAACCGACTTGATCGTCGGAGCACGGACCGCACCCGTGCAGCTGTTGCTCAATACGGTTTTCGGCATCGGCACGCCGGGCAACAATATTTCCCACGACACGCTCGAGCACATCGAAGACCAGCGTATGGTCGAGTGGACGATCCCGCTGCTGATCGGCGACAGCCATCGTGGCGAGCGGGTTATCGGGACGACGCAGGATTTCTTCGAACACTACCGCTACGCCGATCGCCAGTCGCTCGAACTGGCCGCCGGCGAAACTTTTCGGGATCTGTTCGACGTGGTCATCGGTCACCAGGTGGCGCGGCGCTTCGGCTACTCGGTCGGCGACGAGCTGCACCTGGCGCACGGCGGCGGTAATGTCAGCCTGCACGAGCACGATGACCACCCGTTTACCGTTCGCGGGGTGCTCGAGCCGACCGGCACGCCGGTCGACCGCAACCTCTACATTCCGGTCAACGCCTACGGGGTGATCCACGTCGGCTGGGAATCGGGCGTTCATCGACCCGGCTCGGGTCTGGATGCCGAACAGGCGCGCGAACAGGCGCACGAGCACATGCCCGATGAGATTTCCGCCGTGCTGGTCGGCCTGACGACGCCCGCGGCGGTGTTCGGCTTGCAGCGCGATCTCAACGAATACGAAGCCGAAGCCATATCGGCGGTGATGCCCGGCATCACGCTGCAGCAGTTGTGGCGTCTGACCGGCGTGGCCGAGCTGGTGCTGCGCGCTGTCGCCGTGCTGGTGGTCATCACCGGCCTGCTCGGCATGGTCACCGTCTTGCTGACCACGCTCAACGAGCGCCGGCGCGAGATGGCCATCCTGCGCGCAAACGGCGCGCGCGCCTGGCAGATTGCCGCCCTGCTCGTGTTCGAGGCCGGCCTGATCGTGGCCGCCGGCCTGCTGCTGGGCATCGGCCTGGCCGCGGCAGCAATCGTCGCGCTGGGCCCCTGGCTGCTCGACGTATTCGGCCTGGCGGTGGGCGTGACCCTGCCCGAGCCCTGGCAATGGGCGGTACTGGGCGGTATTTTCGTGGCCGGCTTGCTGGTGGCCCTCGTTCCGGCGATCATGGCTTATCGCCGCACCCTGGCCGACGGCATGCAGGTCCGGCTTTGA
- a CDS encoding S9 family peptidase, producing the protein MNRLLLTLLLLLPTLALAQRDNGDDERKVLSAEVLWELDRIGSPVISPEGDWVVAPVTDYDVEEDKGETRLWLFAADGSLERPLTVEGQDASSPVFSPDGDRLAFVAKRGEDEAGQIYVLRMDGPGEAQRLSEVPTGAGSLKWVGNHIYFVSSVWPDLGWKEMEEKLKEEKESKVSAHQWNALPYSSWDRWIDEERQNHLFRIPADGGDIEPLTQPLGWQLSRSGAGAGSYDVHPDESHIAFVADRKRDGIKPDYDVFLAEIGAGEASNLTENNEAGDSTPMFSPDGETLAYLQQDIVGFYGDTQDIVLVDLDSMAQRNITESWDRSASGLVWAPDASGFYGSIEDEGTVRVFFIGTQGRQPRPVTEQTSYGDLAIAEDGTLVGTNQSYLYPPRLVRIDTDSGESSRLSRINEELLAEVDTGSYESVTYTGHDGAEIQMWVNYPPGFDESKEYPLFLLIHGGPHGSINDTFHFRWNAQTFASWGYVTAWHNFHGSSGFGQDFVDFINPDWITAPYEDTIAAADWFEDQDWIDEDRMVAGGGSYGGYLSSILLGKDHPFNALMIHAPVYNMYSQMAADFAVHASRFGNFWEMPEIYQEISPHYYAEHFDTPALIIHGQQDLRVPVGQAFELFRTLQSKDIESRLIYFPDENHWVLKPNNSLYWYDEVRKWFADFAEPGGK; encoded by the coding sequence ATGAATAGACTGCTTCTCACCCTACTGCTCCTCCTCCCCACCCTGGCCCTTGCCCAGCGCGACAACGGCGATGACGAACGCAAGGTTCTGTCGGCTGAAGTGCTGTGGGAGCTCGACCGCATTGGTTCGCCGGTGATCTCGCCGGAGGGCGACTGGGTGGTCGCGCCGGTCACCGATTACGACGTCGAGGAAGACAAGGGCGAGACCCGGCTGTGGCTGTTCGCCGCCGACGGTTCGCTCGAGCGACCGCTGACCGTCGAGGGCCAGGACGCCTCCAGCCCGGTTTTCTCTCCCGATGGTGACCGCCTGGCGTTCGTCGCCAAGCGTGGCGAAGACGAAGCCGGGCAGATCTACGTGCTTCGGATGGACGGCCCCGGCGAAGCCCAGCGCCTGAGCGAAGTACCCACAGGAGCCGGCAGCCTCAAGTGGGTCGGTAATCACATCTATTTCGTCTCTAGTGTCTGGCCGGATCTGGGCTGGAAGGAGATGGAAGAAAAGCTGAAGGAAGAGAAGGAATCGAAGGTGTCCGCTCACCAGTGGAACGCCCTGCCGTACTCGTCCTGGGACCGCTGGATCGACGAGGAGCGCCAAAACCATCTTTTCCGCATCCCCGCCGACGGTGGTGATATCGAGCCGTTGACCCAGCCGCTGGGCTGGCAGCTTTCGCGATCGGGCGCCGGCGCTGGCAGCTACGACGTGCATCCGGACGAATCGCATATCGCCTTCGTCGCCGATCGCAAGCGTGACGGCATCAAGCCGGACTACGACGTGTTCCTGGCCGAGATCGGTGCCGGGGAAGCAAGCAACCTGACCGAAAACAACGAGGCCGGTGACTCCACGCCGATGTTCAGCCCCGATGGCGAAACCCTGGCCTATCTGCAGCAGGATATCGTTGGCTTCTACGGCGATACGCAAGACATCGTGCTGGTCGATCTCGACTCGATGGCGCAGCGCAACATCACCGAAAGCTGGGATCGCTCGGCTTCGGGCCTGGTCTGGGCGCCGGATGCCAGCGGCTTCTACGGCTCGATCGAGGACGAGGGCACGGTGCGCGTGTTCTTCATCGGTACGCAGGGACGCCAGCCCCGGCCCGTCACGGAACAAACCAGCTACGGCGACCTGGCGATTGCCGAGGACGGTACCCTGGTCGGCACCAACCAGAGCTATCTCTACCCGCCGCGCCTGGTCCGCATCGACACCGACAGCGGCGAGTCGAGTCGCTTGAGCCGGATCAACGAGGAACTGCTGGCCGAGGTCGACACGGGTAGCTATGAGTCGGTGACCTACACCGGTCACGACGGTGCCGAGATCCAGATGTGGGTCAACTATCCGCCGGGCTTCGACGAGAGCAAGGAGTATCCGCTGTTCCTGCTCATTCACGGTGGCCCGCACGGTTCGATCAACGATACCTTCCACTTCCGCTGGAATGCCCAGACCTTCGCCTCCTGGGGCTACGTCACCGCCTGGCACAACTTCCACGGGTCCTCGGGCTTCGGCCAGGACTTCGTCGATTTCATCAATCCGGACTGGATTACCGCGCCCTACGAGGACACCATCGCCGCGGCGGACTGGTTCGAGGATCAGGACTGGATCGACGAAGATCGGATGGTGGCCGGTGGTGGCAGTTACGGTGGCTACCTGTCGTCGATCCTGCTCGGCAAGGACCATCCCTTCAATGCCCTGATGATTCACGCGCCGGTCTACAACATGTATTCGCAGATGGCCGCCGACTTTGCCGTGCACGCGTCGCGTTTCGGCAACTTCTGGGAGATGCCGGAGATCTATCAGGAAATCTCGCCGCACTACTACGCCGAGCACTTCGATACGCCGGCGCTGATCATTCACGGCCAGCAGGACTTGCGCGTTCCGGTCGGTCAGGCTTTCGAGCTGTTCCGAACCCTGCAGAGCAAGGATATCGAGTCGCGCCTGATCTACTTCCCCGATGAGAACCACTGGGTACTCAAGCCCAACAACTCGTTGTACTGGTACGACGAGGTACGCAAGTGGTTCGCGGACTTTGCCGAACCGGGCGGTAAGTGA
- a CDS encoding ABC transporter ATP-binding protein, translated as MNPVLVIEDLHFAWPGQDEAVLDIERFSIAPREKVFLHGPSGSGKSTLLAAIGALVIAQAGRIELCGQDLSALSRGGRDRFRADHLGVIFQQFNLLPWLDVISNVTLPCRFSKARAHRAGAVEREAARLLEGMGLEASLWHRRADQLSVGQQQRVAAARALIGQPELILADEPTSALDADRRDRFLALLFARTEEAGSALLFVSHDRDLAARFDRVLDLAEINRADMPA; from the coding sequence ATGAATCCCGTTCTCGTCATCGAAGACCTGCATTTCGCCTGGCCCGGCCAGGACGAGGCGGTACTGGATATCGAACGGTTTTCGATCGCACCGCGGGAGAAAGTGTTTCTGCACGGCCCCAGCGGGTCGGGCAAGTCGACCCTGCTGGCGGCAATCGGGGCGCTGGTGATTGCGCAGGCCGGACGAATCGAATTGTGTGGCCAGGACCTGTCGGCCCTGTCGCGCGGCGGTCGGGATCGGTTCCGGGCTGACCATCTCGGTGTGATTTTCCAGCAGTTCAACCTGTTGCCCTGGCTGGACGTGATCTCAAACGTCACGTTGCCCTGCCGCTTCTCGAAAGCGCGTGCCCACCGCGCTGGCGCTGTGGAAAGAGAGGCCGCCCGGCTGCTCGAAGGCATGGGGCTGGAGGCCTCGCTGTGGCATCGCCGCGCCGACCAGCTCAGCGTCGGCCAGCAACAACGGGTGGCCGCGGCCCGCGCCCTGATCGGCCAACCCGAACTGATCCTGGCCGATGAACCGACGTCGGCACTGGACGCCGACCGGCGCGATCGCTTTCTGGCCCTGTTGTTTGCCCGGACCGAGGAAGCCGGCAGCGCCCTGTTGTTCGTCAGTCACGATCGCGATCTGGCTGCGCGCTTCGACCGCGTTCTGGACCTGGCCGAGATCAACCGAGCGGACATGCCGGCATGA
- a CDS encoding DUF3299 domain-containing protein: protein MKHKLIKVGAVIGLLLAGTISANDVREVEWMDLMPDEERTAWEDASENVDHSGYASAEEFQSWETVGELDGKRIRIPGFVVPIETDGEGRLETFFLVPYFGACIHVPPPPANQIIYGRLKEPIEMVNIWDAFYMEGTLNIEEVSNETADSAYTMAVEALKPYSG, encoded by the coding sequence ATGAAGCACAAGCTCATCAAGGTCGGAGCGGTTATTGGCCTGCTCCTGGCCGGTACGATATCGGCCAACGACGTGCGTGAGGTCGAGTGGATGGACCTGATGCCCGATGAAGAACGGACGGCCTGGGAAGATGCCTCCGAGAATGTCGATCATTCCGGTTATGCCTCGGCCGAAGAGTTTCAGTCCTGGGAAACCGTGGGCGAACTCGACGGGAAGCGGATCCGGATTCCCGGCTTCGTGGTGCCGATCGAGACCGACGGCGAAGGCCGGCTCGAGACTTTCTTCCTGGTGCCCTACTTCGGCGCCTGCATCCACGTCCCGCCGCCGCCGGCCAATCAGATCATCTACGGCCGTCTCAAAGAACCCATCGAAATGGTCAATATCTGGGATGCCTTCTACATGGAAGGCACGCTCAACATCGAGGAAGTCTCCAACGAAACCGCCGACTCCGCCTACACCATGGCAGTCGAAGCCTTGAAGCCATACTCCGGATAG